CGAATCCCCCTATTTTCATGAAAAGTTTTTTCCCCCAAACAGAGACCATTCAGATACTTCTTCTTCCGGCGGACTCTCATAGCTGGAATATTTACTATGAGACCACCCAAACCGATCCCGAAGTTCCACCAAATATTCCGCATATTTCAAAGGCACAACACTAGCATCCAGAACCGGCACCCCGACATTGCGCTGCACTTCCTGATAAAACCCGAACTCGATAGTGCAACCCAAAACCAGTACTTCAGCACCGTCTTTTCGTACCGCCTCTTCCGATGCTTCCAAAATCCTCCTTTTTGTCTCTTCATGCTTCTTTTGAAAATCGTGTACTCCCATTTCCAAAACCTTAAACGATGCCAACTTATCACCATAACCATATTTACGGACATTTTCTCGCATCTCCGGAACCCACTTATGCCGGCCAACAATAATTGAAAATGTATCCCCTAGTGTCGCCGCCAATCGAAGACAAGCTT
The genomic region above belongs to Effusibacillus pohliae DSM 22757 and contains:
- a CDS encoding aspartate/glutamate racemase family protein codes for the protein MFQGVKGPATDVDVLSFPPGGPTHLEYSCYEMMVMPQLMCTIRKAEEQGYDAAIIGCFYDPALRAARELAKRMVVTAPAEACLRLAATLGDTFSIIVGRHKWVPEMRENVRKYGYGDKLASFKVLEMGVHDFQKKHEETKRRILEASEEAVRKDGAEVLVLGCTIEFGFYQEVQRNVGVPVLDASVVPLKYAEYLVELRDRFGWSHSKYSSYESPPEEEVSEWSLFGGKNFS